In Devosia chinhatensis, the following are encoded in one genomic region:
- a CDS encoding phosphatidate cytidylyltransferase, whose protein sequence is MTTPGGPLPDPTPPGRRSWSDIGPRLASAFVLVALTTTALYIGSYLFAAVVGAVYGGAYREWEAMVSRAPITPLGMVLVGLVALSGLIFPLLGAVWSLVVIGIACLVALAMGREGFAWRAGGLVLFGLLIVSALTMRGEGSIGIWAGVYLGTVVWMTDSAAFFTGRQIGGEKLAPEISPSKTWSGALGGLALGTGAGLLVWVLVTDSPIWIGLILSASISILGQSGDLAESAIKRHFRIKDSGDIIPGHGGLMDRLDSLTFGVFFIVIVGGLHAGFGAVAKGLLYW, encoded by the coding sequence TTGACGACACCCGGGGGGCCACTTCCTGATCCGACGCCGCCCGGCCGCCGTTCGTGGTCCGATATCGGGCCGCGCCTTGCCTCGGCATTTGTGCTTGTCGCCCTTACGACCACGGCGCTTTACATCGGAAGCTATCTCTTTGCGGCCGTGGTGGGCGCAGTCTATGGCGGTGCGTATCGGGAATGGGAAGCGATGGTCTCTCGCGCTCCCATAACGCCGCTTGGCATGGTGCTCGTCGGACTGGTGGCGCTGTCCGGTTTGATATTTCCTTTGCTTGGCGCTGTCTGGTCTCTGGTCGTAATCGGTATTGCCTGTCTCGTCGCCCTTGCCATGGGGCGGGAGGGGTTTGCATGGCGGGCAGGCGGGCTTGTCTTGTTTGGACTGCTCATTGTTTCTGCGTTGACCATGCGTGGCGAGGGATCGATCGGCATCTGGGCCGGCGTTTACCTGGGAACAGTGGTTTGGATGACCGATTCCGCGGCTTTCTTCACAGGGCGGCAGATCGGCGGTGAGAAGCTTGCGCCGGAAATTTCTCCGTCCAAGACCTGGTCCGGCGCCCTGGGAGGGCTCGCGCTCGGGACTGGTGCGGGATTGCTTGTCTGGGTGCTCGTGACCGATTCACCGATCTGGATCGGACTGATCCTGTCTGCGTCAATCAGCATACTGGGCCAATCGGGCGATCTGGCCGAGAGTGCCATCAAGCGCCATTTCCGCATCAAGGACAGCGGGGACATCATCCCCGGTCACGGTGGGCTCATGGATCGCTTGGACAGCCTCACATTCGGCGTGTTCTTCATCGTCATAGTGGGCGGGCTGCATGCGGGTTTCGGCGCCGTGGCAAAAGGACTGCTCTACTGGTAG
- the frr gene encoding ribosome recycling factor: protein MASYDLKDLKTRMQKSIASLKDELGGLRTGRASASLLEPVTVDAYGSRMPLNQVATVTVPEPRMLSVQVWDRGMANAVEKAIRDSGLGLNPMGEGQVIRVPLPELNEQRRKELAKVAHTYAEQARVAVRHIRRDGMDALKKAEKDGDMSQDDAKKQSELVQKATDDAVSEIDTIVATKEQEIMQV, encoded by the coding sequence ATGGCCAGCTACGATCTGAAGGACCTCAAGACGCGCATGCAGAAATCGATCGCCTCGCTCAAGGACGAGCTGGGTGGTCTGCGCACCGGGCGCGCGAGCGCCAGCCTGCTCGAGCCAGTGACTGTCGATGCCTATGGATCACGCATGCCGCTCAACCAGGTGGCCACCGTGACCGTGCCCGAGCCGCGCATGCTTTCCGTGCAGGTCTGGGACCGCGGCATGGCGAATGCCGTGGAGAAGGCCATCCGCGACAGTGGGCTGGGGCTCAACCCGATGGGCGAAGGCCAGGTGATCCGGGTTCCGCTGCCGGAGCTCAACGAGCAGCGCCGCAAGGAACTGGCCAAGGTTGCCCATACCTATGCCGAACAGGCACGTGTCGCCGTGCGCCATATTCGTCGTGACGGCATGGACGCCTTGAAAAAGGCGGAGAAGGACGGCGACATGAGCCAGGATGACGCAAAGAAGCAGTCCGAGCTCGTGCAGAAGGCTACCGATGACGCCGTCTCCGAGATCGACACCATCGTGGCGACCAAGGAACAGGAGATCATGCAGGTCTGA
- the dnaE gene encoding DNA polymerase III subunit alpha, with protein MHGPGFIHLHVHSAFSLLEGALQLEAILKMAAEDEQPALGIADTNNLFGALEFSEKATKKGIQPLIGVEIPVDFAAHEERLSERGHMAWTGKSSIVLMAQSEHGFSNLSQLVSRAYLESEDGLARVNLDWMSRDSLSGIICLSGGPEGAIDMPFAQGQDANALRRLDRLAEIFGDRFYIELQRHGRPMEAAVEPRLVDYAYRKGIPLVATNEPFFKSAAQFEAHDALLAIAGGSVLAQTERRKLGDQYYFKSRAEMVALFSDLPEALDSTIEIAQRIAYRPRTRGPILPKFAAGSHATEDEVVAAEGAELRRIATEGLDKRLQVTGIAPGKTEAEYRERLDFELNIIEKMKFPGYFLIVADFIQWAKAHDIPVGPGRGSGAGSLVAYATTITDLDPLRYNLLFERFLNPERVSMPDFDIDFCQDRREEVIDYVQDKYGSSQVAQIITFGTLQARAVLRDVGRVLQMPYGQVDRICKLVPANPADPWSVERTLKEVPQFKQMVDEDETVAQLVEIAQALEGLFRHASTHAAGIVIGDRPLQELLPLYRDPRSDMPVTQYNLKWVEPAGLVKFDFLGLKTLTTIRYAVDMVKNRGIALDIDAIPIDDAATYKLYARGDTYGIFQFESAGMRRALMELKPDRIEDLIAMNALYRPGPMDNIPSFINRKHGTEDVSYPHPALSTVLDETYGIIVYQEQVMQIAQLLSGYSLGEADMLRRAMGKKIKAEMDNQRIRFREGSGPNGVSEALADEIFDLLAKFANYGFNKSHAAAYAWVSYQTAYLKEHFPHEFYAASMTLDMAQTDKLSDFRREAGKKKIEVVPPCVNRSEVVFSVKEDRIHYGLSAVKGVGRAMAEHIVEVRGDVPFKDLGDFARRVDPRVLNKRTLETLVNAGAFDALAPRREVAFAAVESVIATAQSLTADRSSGQVSMFDSVEEEPFRLPTGVAVWNSTERADRELSAIGFHLSAHPLDAYADMFEKLRVQRWSDFERAVKDGAGAGRLAGTISSRNDRRTRKGTPMMILTLSDQSGTFECIAFSEQINEFGSILQPGNSVILQVGADERAEGISLRLISAEPIEGMAERVDRQLTIFMADAKALGPTTAQLKRGGNGKVNFVVIRDGGAREYEIELPGKYAVTAEVAGGIKALDGVTDVRFA; from the coding sequence ATGCACGGCCCCGGCTTTATTCACCTTCACGTCCATTCTGCATTTTCCCTTCTAGAGGGAGCTCTTCAACTCGAAGCCATATTGAAGATGGCCGCCGAGGATGAGCAGCCTGCCTTGGGCATTGCCGATACAAACAATCTGTTCGGGGCGCTTGAGTTTTCCGAGAAGGCGACCAAGAAGGGCATTCAGCCGCTGATCGGCGTTGAAATCCCTGTTGATTTTGCCGCACACGAAGAGCGCCTGAGTGAACGCGGGCATATGGCGTGGACGGGCAAGTCCAGCATCGTGCTGATGGCGCAGTCCGAGCACGGTTTCTCAAACCTGTCGCAACTTGTGTCCCGCGCTTATCTCGAAAGCGAGGACGGACTGGCCCGTGTCAATCTCGACTGGATGAGCCGTGACAGCCTGAGCGGCATCATTTGTTTGTCCGGCGGACCGGAGGGCGCTATCGACATGCCCTTTGCCCAAGGGCAGGATGCCAATGCCCTGCGACGGCTCGACAGGCTTGCCGAGATCTTCGGAGACCGCTTCTATATCGAACTGCAGCGGCATGGCCGGCCAATGGAAGCAGCCGTAGAACCGCGGCTCGTGGATTATGCTTATCGCAAAGGCATTCCGCTGGTCGCGACCAACGAGCCATTCTTCAAGAGCGCTGCCCAGTTCGAGGCGCATGATGCACTCCTCGCCATCGCTGGCGGTTCCGTGCTCGCCCAGACAGAACGCCGCAAGTTGGGCGACCAGTACTATTTCAAGTCTCGCGCCGAAATGGTGGCGCTTTTCTCGGACCTGCCCGAAGCCCTCGATTCCACTATCGAGATTGCCCAGCGCATCGCCTACCGACCACGGACGCGTGGGCCGATCCTGCCCAAATTCGCGGCCGGATCGCACGCAACGGAAGACGAGGTCGTGGCAGCGGAAGGCGCAGAATTGCGCCGGATCGCCACAGAAGGACTCGACAAGCGGCTTCAAGTAACCGGTATTGCGCCGGGCAAGACGGAAGCCGAATACCGTGAACGGCTCGACTTCGAGCTTAACATCATCGAGAAGATGAAGTTCCCCGGTTACTTCCTTATCGTTGCCGACTTCATCCAGTGGGCAAAGGCGCATGATATTCCCGTAGGTCCAGGTCGCGGCTCTGGTGCCGGCTCGCTTGTGGCCTATGCAACGACGATCACTGACCTCGACCCTCTTCGGTACAATCTGCTGTTCGAGCGATTTCTCAATCCCGAACGCGTATCGATGCCCGACTTCGACATCGACTTCTGCCAGGACCGGCGCGAAGAGGTCATCGACTATGTTCAGGACAAGTATGGGTCCAGCCAGGTCGCGCAGATCATCACCTTCGGAACGTTGCAGGCCCGCGCCGTCCTCCGCGACGTGGGACGTGTCCTGCAGATGCCGTATGGCCAGGTGGATCGCATCTGTAAGCTCGTGCCCGCCAACCCGGCCGATCCCTGGTCGGTTGAGCGGACGCTCAAGGAAGTGCCGCAGTTCAAGCAGATGGTGGACGAGGACGAGACCGTCGCTCAACTGGTCGAGATCGCCCAGGCGCTCGAGGGACTGTTCCGCCATGCCTCGACCCACGCCGCGGGCATCGTGATCGGGGATCGGCCCCTTCAGGAATTGCTGCCGCTCTATCGCGATCCGCGCTCCGATATGCCGGTGACGCAGTACAATCTCAAATGGGTCGAGCCGGCCGGCCTCGTCAAATTCGATTTCCTCGGCCTCAAGACGCTGACCACGATCCGCTATGCCGTGGACATGGTGAAGAACAGGGGCATTGCACTCGATATCGACGCGATCCCGATCGACGATGCGGCCACCTACAAGCTCTACGCGCGTGGCGACACCTACGGCATCTTCCAGTTTGAATCTGCGGGCATGCGCCGGGCCTTGATGGAGCTCAAGCCCGACCGTATCGAAGACCTTATCGCCATGAATGCTCTCTATCGGCCGGGCCCGATGGACAACATCCCGAGCTTCATCAATCGCAAGCACGGCACCGAGGACGTGAGCTATCCTCACCCTGCCTTGTCGACCGTGCTCGACGAAACCTATGGCATCATCGTCTATCAGGAGCAGGTGATGCAGATTGCCCAACTCCTGTCGGGCTATTCGCTCGGCGAGGCCGACATGCTGCGACGCGCCATGGGTAAGAAGATCAAGGCGGAGATGGACAACCAGCGCATCCGCTTCCGAGAAGGATCAGGCCCCAACGGCGTGAGCGAGGCGCTGGCCGACGAAATCTTCGATCTTCTGGCCAAGTTCGCCAATTACGGCTTCAACAAGAGCCACGCGGCCGCCTATGCCTGGGTTTCCTACCAGACCGCTTATCTCAAGGAGCATTTCCCGCACGAGTTCTATGCGGCGTCCATGACGCTCGACATGGCGCAGACGGACAAGCTGTCCGACTTCCGGCGCGAGGCCGGCAAGAAAAAAATCGAGGTCGTGCCGCCCTGCGTCAACCGCTCGGAAGTCGTTTTTTCCGTCAAGGAAGACCGCATTCATTATGGTCTTTCGGCGGTCAAGGGTGTCGGTCGAGCGATGGCGGAGCATATCGTCGAGGTGCGCGGCGATGTGCCATTCAAGGATCTGGGTGACTTCGCGCGGCGGGTGGATCCGCGCGTGCTGAATAAGCGTACGCTCGAGACCCTCGTCAATGCAGGCGCTTTTGACGCGCTGGCGCCGCGTCGGGAAGTGGCGTTTGCGGCCGTGGAATCGGTGATCGCCACGGCGCAATCGCTAACGGCAGATCGGTCCAGCGGACAGGTGTCCATGTTCGATAGCGTCGAAGAAGAGCCGTTCCGCCTGCCGACGGGCGTGGCGGTCTGGAACTCTACCGAGCGCGCCGATCGGGAATTGTCAGCAATCGGCTTCCATCTGTCGGCACATCCGCTCGATGCCTATGCCGACATGTTCGAAAAGCTGCGAGTGCAGCGGTGGAGCGATTTCGAGAGGGCGGTGAAGGACGGCGCCGGGGCAGGGCGATTGGCCGGAACCATTTCTTCTCGAAACGACCGGCGCACCCGCAAGGGCACGCCCATGATGATCCTGACCCTGTCCGATCAAAGCGGGACGTTCGAATGCATCGCCTTTTCCGAGCAGATCAATGAATTCGGCTCGATTCTGCAGCCGGGCAATTCGGTCATTCTGCAAGTTGGAGCCGACGAGCGGGCGGAGGGCATCAGCCTGCGCTTGATCTCTGCAGAACCCATAGAGGGAATGGCGGAACGCGTGGACCGGCAATTGACGATCTTCATGGCCGACGCCAAGGCGCTGGGGCCGACGACTGCACAATTGAAACGCGGCGGCAACGGGAAGGTCAATTTTGTCGTCATCCGCGACGGGGGGGCGCGTGAATATGAAATCGAGCTTCCCGGCAAATATGCCGTCACGGCCGAGGTCGCCGGAGGGATCAAGGCGCTGGACGGGGTTACGGATGTGCGCTTCGCGTAA
- the pyrH gene encoding UMP kinase, translating into MSSACKRILLKVSGEALAGDNSFGIEPPFLQGVAAQIADVARGGTQVAIVVGGGNIFRGMAGAADGTDRVTADLMGMLGTMINALALSNAISRQGIKSKPFSAATMPSVADTFTARDAKLALEEGFVVVLGGGTGNPFFTTDTAATLRAIELECDVVLKGTKVDGVYSADPMKDPSATRYSQISYDEVIGQNLKVMDTAAFALARDNSMPIIVYALDDAAGLAGVLEGRGRSTRVGKPVDDK; encoded by the coding sequence ATGTCTTCTGCCTGTAAGCGCATATTGCTCAAAGTTTCGGGCGAAGCGTTGGCGGGAGACAATTCCTTCGGTATCGAGCCTCCGTTCCTGCAGGGCGTTGCGGCACAGATTGCCGATGTGGCGAGAGGCGGCACACAGGTCGCCATTGTCGTCGGCGGCGGCAATATCTTTCGCGGCATGGCAGGCGCTGCCGATGGCACCGATCGGGTCACTGCAGATCTCATGGGCATGCTTGGCACCATGATCAATGCGCTAGCCCTGAGCAACGCGATTTCGCGCCAGGGCATCAAGTCCAAGCCGTTCAGCGCCGCGACAATGCCATCGGTGGCAGACACGTTCACCGCGCGCGACGCCAAGCTGGCCCTCGAAGAGGGTTTTGTGGTCGTTCTGGGCGGGGGCACAGGCAATCCCTTTTTTACCACCGATACGGCGGCCACTTTGCGTGCCATCGAGCTGGAATGCGATGTGGTGCTCAAGGGGACCAAGGTCGATGGCGTCTATTCCGCGGATCCGATGAAGGACCCCAGTGCGACACGCTACTCGCAGATCAGCTATGACGAGGTGATCGGCCAGAACCTCAAGGTCATGGATACCGCGGCATTCGCACTTGCCCGTGACAATTCCATGCCGATAATCGTGTATGCTTTGGACGATGCGGCCGGCCTTGCCGGCGTGTTGGAAGGGAGAGGCCGCTCAACGCGCGTGGGCAAGCCCGTCGACGACAAGTAA
- the rpsB gene encoding 30S ribosomal protein S2, with amino-acid sequence MALPEFSMRQLLEAGVHFGHQKHRWNPKMERYIFGVRNDIHILDLSQTVPALSRALQLVSDTVADGGRVLFVGTKRQAAPLVADAAKQSAQYYVNSRWLGGTLTNWQTISNSIARLRELESMSEADLALRTKKERLMMSREQERLERDLGGIKDMGNLPNLLFVIDTNKEANAIKEARRLGIPVVAIVDTNCDPDTVDYAIPGNDDASRALELYVSLISRAAIDGIGRSSSALGADIGSSSEAPAEDLPAEGEAAVN; translated from the coding sequence ATGGCACTGCCAGAATTCTCCATGCGTCAGCTTCTGGAAGCTGGCGTTCACTTCGGTCATCAGAAGCATCGCTGGAACCCGAAGATGGAACGCTATATTTTCGGCGTTCGCAACGATATCCATATTCTTGACCTGTCCCAGACCGTGCCGGCTCTCAGCCGTGCGCTGCAGCTGGTCAGCGACACCGTCGCCGATGGCGGCCGCGTGCTGTTCGTCGGCACCAAGCGCCAGGCCGCACCGCTGGTGGCTGACGCCGCCAAGCAGTCTGCACAGTACTATGTGAACTCGCGTTGGCTCGGCGGCACGCTGACCAACTGGCAGACCATTTCCAATTCCATCGCCCGCCTGCGCGAGCTGGAATCGATGAGCGAAGCCGATCTGGCTCTGCGCACGAAGAAGGAACGCCTGATGATGTCGCGCGAGCAGGAGCGTCTCGAGCGCGACCTGGGCGGCATCAAGGACATGGGCAACCTGCCGAACCTGCTGTTCGTGATCGACACCAACAAGGAAGCCAACGCAATCAAGGAAGCCCGTCGCCTGGGTATTCCGGTGGTGGCAATCGTCGATACCAATTGCGATCCTGACACCGTCGACTACGCCATCCCGGGCAACGACGACGCCAGCCGTGCTCTCGAGCTCTATGTGTCGCTGATCTCGCGCGCTGCCATCGACGGCATCGGCCGCTCGTCGAGCGCTCTCGGCGCCGATATCGGTTCGTCGTCCGAAGCTCCGGCCGAAGATCTGCCGGCTGAAGGCGAAGCTGCCGTCAACTAA
- the tsf gene encoding translation elongation factor Ts, translating to MEITAAMVKQLRDSTGVGMMDCKKALAETNGDMEAAVDWLRTRGLAKAAKKADRVAAEGLVGVATAGTKAAVVEVNSETDFVARNEQFQNIVGNIAKLALDADGDAVKLGEMPFPGSGHSVSAELTEAIAKIGENMNLRRTQTVEVTDGVVESYIHNAVKPGLGKIGILVALESTGDKAALSALGKQLAMHIAAAQPQAIAPEELDQDVVARERAIILEQVKESGKPADIAEKMVDGRMRKYFEEVTLLSQVFVIDGETKVADAIKNAEKDAGAPIKLTKFVRYALGEGIEKVESDFAAEVAATAGVK from the coding sequence ATGGAAATCACTGCTGCAATGGTCAAGCAGCTCCGCGACTCGACCGGCGTCGGGATGATGGACTGCAAGAAGGCCCTTGCCGAAACCAATGGCGACATGGAAGCAGCGGTCGACTGGCTGCGCACCCGTGGCCTGGCAAAGGCTGCCAAGAAGGCCGATCGCGTCGCCGCCGAGGGTCTGGTCGGTGTCGCAACTGCCGGTACCAAGGCCGCTGTGGTCGAAGTCAATTCCGAGACCGACTTCGTTGCCCGCAACGAGCAGTTCCAGAACATCGTCGGCAACATTGCCAAGCTGGCGCTCGACGCCGATGGCGATGCCGTCAAGCTCGGCGAAATGCCGTTTCCCGGCAGCGGCCATTCCGTTTCTGCGGAACTCACCGAAGCCATCGCCAAGATCGGCGAGAACATGAACCTGCGTCGCACCCAGACCGTCGAAGTGACCGACGGTGTGGTCGAGAGCTACATCCACAATGCCGTTAAGCCGGGTCTTGGCAAGATTGGTATCCTGGTGGCTCTCGAGTCCACCGGTGACAAGGCTGCCCTCTCCGCGCTGGGTAAGCAGCTGGCCATGCACATTGCTGCCGCTCAGCCGCAGGCAATTGCACCCGAAGAGCTGGATCAGGACGTTGTCGCGCGTGAGCGCGCCATCATTCTCGAGCAGGTCAAGGAAAGCGGCAAGCCGGCCGATATCGCCGAGAAGATGGTCGATGGCCGTATGCGCAAGTACTTCGAGGAAGTCACGCTGCTCAGCCAGGTCTTCGTCATCGATGGCGAGACCAAGGTTGCAGACGCCATCAAGAACGCCGAGAAGGATGCCGGCGCTCCGATCAAGCTGACCAAGTTCGTTCGTTACGCGCTCGGCGAAGGCATCGAGAAGGTCGAGTCGGACTTCGCCGCCGAAGTGGCTGCAACGGCCGGCGTGAAGTAA
- the rseP gene encoding RIP metalloprotease RseP: MRVSAPWQKDCSTGSAEPPRSGSIMLDFVFWLLSYVVPFLAVLTIIVFVHEMGHYLVARWNGVAIQTFSVGFGRELIGWNDRHGTRWRLSAVPLGGYVRFVGDMNAASIPDPEANANVDPALAPRLFVNKSVWQRIAIVAAGPIANVLLTFLVLYALLLGYGRYTIPPVIGEVVSGSVAESAGFVPGDRITAVDGYAVHGFEDFQRYVATSPERQVVVELLRDDQAVTLSLVPEAVQVEDRFGNNQRIGRIGVARSVEETDVTLYRPGPVEAIGMTVEEIRFIIQRTAAFIGDFFVGRGDVEQLGGPVKVAKVSGEVATLGIVALINLMALLSLNIGIFNLLPIPMLDGGHLMYYIAEAIRGRPLSMRVQEIGFRFGFALVMALMVFTLFNDTIFAHFGILR; the protein is encoded by the coding sequence ATGCGGGTTTCGGCGCCGTGGCAAAAGGACTGCTCTACTGGTAGCGCCGAGCCGCCTCGTTCAGGAAGCATCATGTTGGATTTCGTCTTCTGGCTCCTCTCCTACGTCGTTCCGTTTCTCGCAGTCTTGACCATCATCGTGTTCGTTCACGAGATGGGCCATTACCTGGTCGCTCGGTGGAACGGCGTGGCGATCCAGACCTTCTCGGTCGGCTTCGGACGGGAGCTGATCGGATGGAATGACCGACACGGCACGCGCTGGCGGCTGTCTGCCGTTCCTCTGGGAGGCTATGTGCGCTTCGTTGGGGATATGAACGCTGCCAGCATTCCAGATCCGGAGGCGAACGCGAACGTCGATCCCGCCCTCGCGCCGCGGCTTTTCGTCAACAAGTCGGTTTGGCAGCGTATTGCGATCGTCGCCGCCGGACCCATCGCGAACGTGCTGCTGACCTTTCTCGTTCTCTACGCGCTGCTTCTCGGTTATGGGCGTTATACGATCCCGCCGGTGATTGGAGAGGTCGTGTCCGGCTCTGTGGCGGAATCGGCAGGGTTCGTACCAGGCGACAGGATCACGGCCGTCGACGGTTATGCCGTGCATGGTTTCGAAGATTTCCAGCGCTACGTGGCAACGAGCCCGGAGCGTCAGGTCGTGGTGGAACTGTTGCGGGACGATCAAGCGGTGACGCTGTCGCTGGTTCCCGAGGCGGTACAGGTCGAAGATCGGTTCGGCAATAATCAGCGGATTGGCCGAATCGGGGTGGCCCGCAGCGTCGAGGAAACCGACGTGACGCTCTATAGACCCGGTCCGGTTGAAGCCATCGGCATGACCGTCGAGGAGATCCGTTTCATCATCCAGCGCACGGCGGCGTTCATCGGCGACTTTTTCGTCGGACGCGGCGATGTCGAGCAATTGGGCGGGCCGGTGAAGGTGGCCAAGGTATCCGGCGAGGTAGCAACGCTCGGCATCGTGGCGCTTATCAACCTGATGGCCTTGCTGTCGCTCAATATCGGTATCTTCAACCTCCTGCCCATACCGATGCTCGATGGCGGACATCTGATGTACTACATCGCCGAGGCCATTCGGGGACGGCCCCTCAGCATGCGCGTGCAGGAGATCGGCTTTCGTTTCGGGTTTGCACTGGTGATGGCGCTGATGGTATTCACCCTGTTCAACGACACCATATTCGCGCACTTCGGAATTTTGCGCTAA
- a CDS encoding isoprenyl transferase — protein sequence MAGEPAAHLTSQTGPGLRIPVHLGVIMDGNGRWAKLRGKRRTEGHVEGVKSLRGLVEHCISYGVSYLTVFSFSSENWARPAEEVSFIFNLLRRFVASDLQRLIRNNVKVRIIGTREGLEPSLVRLIDDVEAKTAHNSGLTLVVAFNYGSKAEIVAAARHLAREVAAGRLHPDQVDEDRLASSLFTAGVPDPDLIIRTSGEQRLSNFLLWQAAYAELVFVEENWPDFNEASFVRVLEAYTLRDRRFGGIGA from the coding sequence ATGGCAGGGGAACCCGCCGCGCATTTGACATCGCAGACAGGGCCGGGGTTACGTATTCCGGTCCATCTGGGCGTTATCATGGACGGCAATGGGCGCTGGGCGAAGCTGCGTGGCAAGCGCCGGACGGAAGGGCATGTCGAGGGCGTCAAGTCGCTTCGTGGGCTTGTCGAGCATTGCATCTCCTATGGCGTGTCCTACCTGACCGTCTTCAGTTTTTCCTCCGAGAACTGGGCGCGCCCGGCCGAGGAAGTCTCGTTCATCTTCAATCTGCTGCGCCGGTTCGTCGCGTCTGACCTTCAGCGGCTGATCCGCAACAACGTCAAGGTGCGCATTATCGGCACGCGGGAAGGGCTGGAACCGTCCCTGGTTCGGCTGATCGACGACGTGGAAGCCAAGACCGCGCACAATTCGGGCCTCACGCTGGTTGTGGCTTTCAATTACGGATCCAAGGCCGAAATTGTCGCCGCTGCCCGGCATCTGGCCCGTGAAGTCGCCGCGGGTCGTCTCCACCCTGATCAGGTCGACGAGGATCGCCTGGCCTCATCCCTGTTCACCGCCGGCGTGCCTGACCCCGATCTCATCATCCGCACCAGCGGCGAGCAGCGGCTTTCCAATTTCCTGCTTTGGCAGGCAGCCTATGCAGAGCTCGTCTTTGTCGAGGAGAACTGGCCGGATTTCAACGAGGCCAGTTTCGTTCGTGTTCTCGAGGCTTATACGCTGCGCGACCGGCGTTTCGGTGGAATAGGAGCGTAA
- a CDS encoding ABC transporter ATP-binding protein, translating into MNKPHLRLAGVHRHYGEGERMVRVLEAADLTVESGEMVALVAPSGAGKSTLLHLCGLLESPQSGEIEIVGQPTSKLNDRGRTQLRRSTVGYVYQFHHLLPEFTALENVVMPQLIAGKDGKQAELRALELLDLLGVASRAAHRPAELSGGEQQRIAIARAAANHPRVILADEPTGNLDPETSDRVFEALKALIRNEGAAALIATHNYDLARRADRIVTIKGGLVVPHTL; encoded by the coding sequence ATGAATAAGCCCCATCTCCGCCTGGCAGGCGTACATCGTCATTACGGCGAAGGCGAACGGATGGTTCGCGTTCTCGAGGCTGCCGACCTGACGGTAGAAAGTGGCGAGATGGTCGCGCTTGTGGCGCCGTCCGGCGCCGGCAAGTCCACGCTCTTGCATCTTTGTGGTTTGCTGGAATCGCCCCAATCGGGCGAGATCGAGATTGTCGGCCAGCCGACCAGTAAGCTCAACGATCGGGGGCGGACCCAATTGCGGCGCTCGACTGTCGGCTATGTCTATCAGTTCCATCACCTGCTGCCGGAATTTACCGCACTCGAAAACGTTGTGATGCCGCAACTGATCGCGGGCAAGGACGGCAAGCAGGCCGAACTTCGGGCGTTGGAATTGCTTGACCTCCTGGGCGTTGCCTCCAGGGCTGCCCACAGGCCGGCCGAGTTATCCGGCGGCGAGCAGCAACGTATCGCCATTGCCCGCGCCGCGGCCAATCATCCGCGGGTCATCCTCGCCGACGAGCCGACCGGCAATCTCGATCCCGAGACCAGCGACCGCGTCTTCGAGGCTCTGAAGGCTCTTATCCGCAATGAAGGCGCTGCAGCTCTGATCGCTACCCACAATTATGACCTTGCCAGGCGTGCCGATCGCATCGTGACGATCAAGGGTGGTCTTGTGGTACCGCACACGCTCTGA